Within Butyrivibrio fibrisolvens, the genomic segment CAATCTGTCAGATGGGTATTGCATTTAGGTTAAAATGTATTACTATTTAGTAATGCAAGTGTCAAAAGAACTTTTTGTGACCAATTTGGGTTTGAAAGTGGAACACTTTCAAACTTATGATCAAAAAATAAATTTGTTTAAGAGGTAAAAGTGATGGATTATTTTGGAAAGTTTTGCTTATTATTTGGCGGCTTTTGGTTGCTAATTTCTGTGGCAGTATTAGTTCCTTTAGCAATAACCTTAGGTGGATCTGATCCTGATTCAATGTTATTTATAGCGCTTTTTATGCTCCTGTTTTTTACTATAGGAGGAGTCTTTTTTGGAATTGGACTGAAGCAACTGTTTAAAAGAAATAAGATCCTAAAAAATGGAACAGCATATTATGCTAAAATCGTTGCATATGAAGAAGATAGCAGGATATTGGTAAATGGACGTCCACTTACTAATATTGTGGTGAGATATTATGACAAAAGCGGTAGAATGAATAATGCTACTGTAAGCCCTAACGGAAGTATAAAAGGTGGATTCCCTCTTGGAGGAACAGTTGAGATTGTCGAATACGAGGGAGAAACAATTCTTAAGAGCAAGAAAGCAGTCAATATGAAAATTCAAGGTGAAGAGAACCTTATGATGTCATATAACGGCGGAGCAGTATCTGTTGATCAGATCCGTCCGGAGAGTTATTACTGTCCTCACTGCGGCGCTAATCTTATGATCGCAAGAGGACAGACAGTAAAGTGCCCTTATTGCGACAGCTTCGTAACCAATACAAGGCAGTTTGCATGAGCGATTTATAGCTATCTCGAAGCAAAATGACTTTTGATCAATAGGCAATTT encodes:
- a CDS encoding zinc ribbon domain-containing protein; the protein is MDYFGKFCLLFGGFWLLISVAVLVPLAITLGGSDPDSMLFIALFMLLFFTIGGVFFGIGLKQLFKRNKILKNGTAYYAKIVAYEEDSRILVNGRPLTNIVVRYYDKSGRMNNATVSPNGSIKGGFPLGGTVEIVEYEGETILKSKKAVNMKIQGEENLMMSYNGGAVSVDQIRPESYYCPHCGANLMIARGQTVKCPYCDSFVTNTRQFA